The Mercurialis annua linkage group LG2, ddMerAnnu1.2, whole genome shotgun sequence genome contains a region encoding:
- the LOC126668514 gene encoding uncharacterized protein LOC126668514: protein MATENFTHTLRPFFDGTDYPNWKFRMENNLDMDGVNLWHMVLDGYVAPTQDLNGANALNRKAICVIFSSLCREEQGRVQHCTTAHDMWKILENYHEGTVQVKNKKVELLIGEYEGFKNKPNETVTETTNRLFGITTNLKKLGKHYTLGEINGKILRSLPLLDWQPKITAIKESHDIRNLRTDELIGNLLLHEMTYMKEIQELKKSQEEKTKGIALKAKEIESKVEEELNASDEEMVLLSKKVREWRTRKKSQVQKYEQKGESSNFKRSSNSKQETPTPRRDVTCYCFGKPGHTRPECRQGQRKSFQKDKKGFITTWDDENDYQSDEDCQEEARANLCFMALVDESPSEVSTPPFISWDGIGIESHDSTSGIVVMKNVASATNVVNIENALVDDSLVYEIDDECHDMINELTNKQSIPKQDVNVLLKENKTLKSEILSLNSSISRFHKGKESLDNLLHSQRNPTIKFGFGYSHNPYSSSVTTFVKASSSQTSSIEVPPSLVKPKEVKKRYAQAPKAKPFVAPKPKSKVGTRPPRHTHASQYSHKWEKRSMKKNHVHSYPYAHSHNYAHAYTYDHSCAHCYAHTCEAPRANTYPSYAHMSPRLQCVYCMRYGHKNVDCYVPKETVVNKTKWYVDSGSSRHMTGHISNFTQLERKKLGNVTFGDDAKGQVVGIGKIGNSSSPSIENVWLVNGLKHNLLSVSQLCDKGYNVNFDSKACYVIQPMDNTVIFKGHRRLGHASLDLLNKVSKDELVKGLPKLNFSKDKVCGPCQMGKQHKSSFKAKNVVSTTRPLQLLHMDLCGPMRVASLCGMSYAFVIVDDYSRFNWNFKMSLLKLFVKKMVFHIDPLGKVLVEG, encoded by the exons ATGGCTACCGAAAATTTTACTCATACTCTTCGTCCTTTCTTTGATGGAACGGATTATCCAAATTGGAAATTCCGTATGGAAAACAATCTTGATATGGATGGTGTGAACTTATGGCATATGGTTCTTGATGGTTATGTGGCTCCTACTCAAGACTTGAATGGTG CTAATGCTCTCAACCGGAAAGCTATTTGTGTGATCTTTTCTTCTTTGTGTAGAGAAGAGCAAGGAAGGGTTCAACATTGCACAACGGCTCATGATATGTGGAAGATTCTTGAGAACTACCATGAAGGAACAGTTCAAGTTAAGAATAAGAAGGTTGAGCTTCTCATTGGAGAATATGAAGGGTTCAAGAACAAGCCAAATGAGACCGTCACCGAAACTACCAATAGACTCTTTGGCATTACCACCAATCTCAAGAAGCTTGGTAAGCACTATACTCTTGGTGAAATCAATGGCAAAATTCTTCGTTCATTGCCTCTCCTTGATTGGCAACCAAAGATAACCGCCATTAAGGAATCCCATGACATAAGGAATTTGAGAACCGATGAGCTTATCGGAAACTTACTTCTTCATGAGATGACTTAcatgaaagaaattcaagaattgAAGAAGTCTCAAGAAGAGAAAACTAAGGGAATTGCTTTGAAGGCTAAAGAAATTGAAAGTAAGGTTGAAGAGGAGCTTAATGCAAGTGATGAAGAGATGGTGTTATTGTCTAAGAAAGTAAGGGAATGGAGAACAAGGAAGAAGTCTCAAGTTCAAAAATATGAGCAAAAGGGTGAGTCCTCAAACTTCAAGAGATCATCCAACTCTAAACAAGAGACTCCTACTCCTAGAAGAGATGTTACTTGCTATTGTTTTGGCAAACCGGGTCATACTAGACCGGAATGTCGACAAGGGCAAAGGAAATCCTTTCAAAAGGATAAGAAGGGATTCATCACCACTTGGGATGATGAAAATGATTATCAATCCGATGAAGATTGCCAAGAAGAGGCAAGAGCAAATCTTTGCTTCATGGCTTTAGTTGATGAGTCTCCATCCGAGGTAAGTACTCCACCCTTTATCTCTTGGGATGGCATAGGTATAGAATCTCATGATAGTACTAGTGGTATTGTTGTTATGAAAAATGTTGCTAGTGCTACTAATGTTGTTAATATTGAGAATGCTTTGGTTGATGACTCTTTGGTTTATGAGATTGATGATGAATGCCATGACATGATAAATGAGTTAACCAACAAAC aatctatccctaagcAAGATGTAAATGTCTTGCTTAAGGAAAATAAAACACTAAAGAGTGAAATTCTTTCTCTAAATAGCTCTATCTCAAGATTTCACAAAGGGAAGGAATCTTTGGACAATCTTCTTCATTCTCAAAGaaacccaaccataaaatttggGTTTGGCTATAGTCACAATCCCTATTCCTCAAGTGTGACTACTTTTGTGAAAGCTTCTTCATCTCAAACTTCTTCTATAGAAGTTCCTCCTTCTTTGGTCAAACCAAAAGAGGTGAAGAAGAGGTATGCTCAAGCTCCCAAGGCTAAGCCTTTTGTGGCCCCCAAGCCTAAGAGCAAAGTGGGTACAAGACCCCCTAGACATACTCATGCTTCTCAATATAGTCACAAATGGGAGAAGAGAAGTATGAAAAAGAATCATGTTCATTCATATCCTTATGCTCATTCTCATAACTATGCTCATGCATACACTTATGATCACTCTTGTGCACATTGTTATGCTCACACATGTGAGGCTCCTAGAGCCAATACTTATCCATCTTATGCTCACATGTCCCCTAGACTTCAATGCGTTTATTGCATGAGATATGGCCATAAGAATGTTGATTGCTAT GTGCCAAAGGAAACCGTGGTGAATAAAACCAAATGGTATGTCGATAGCGGTTCTTCTAGGCACATGACCGGCCATATCTCCAACTTCACCCAATTGGAACGTAAAAAGTTGGGAAATGTCACCTTCGGTGATGATGCCAAAGGTCAAGTTGTAGGGATTGGCAAAATAGGTAACTCCTCTTCTCCTTCTATAGAAAATGTGTGGCTTGTTAATGGTCTAAAACATAACCTTTTGAGTGTAAGTCAATTGTGTGATAAGGGCTATAATGTCAACTTTGATTCCAAAGCTTGCTATGTTATCCAACCAATGGATAACACGGTTATCTTCAAAGGGCACCGAAg ACTTGGTCATGCTAGCTTAGACCTCTTAAATAAGGTTAGCAAGGATGAACTTGTCAAAGGTTTGCCCAagctaaatttttcaaaagataaagtGTGTGGACCTTGTCAAATGGGAAAACAACACAAGTCTTCTTTTAAAGCTAAAAATGTTGTTTCCACCACTAGACCATTACAATTACTTCACATGGACTTGTGTGGACCTATGAGAGTTGCTAGCTTGTGTGGCATGTCCTATGCATTTGTTATCGTTGATGATTACTCTAGATTCAATTGG AATTTCAAAATGAgtcttttaaaactttttgtgAAGAAAATGGTATTTCACATAGATCCTCTTGGAAAGGTTCTAGTGGAAGGTTAG